In Kutzneria kofuensis, the DNA window TCGTGCTCTGCGTCGTGGCCGACGTCGTCGGCGCCGCCGACGTGGTGGTCGTGGACGACGCCGGCGGCTGCTGTCCCGCGCTGGTCGCCGGCGGGTTCGACGTCACCGGCGGCGTGGTGGTGCCGTTGTTGTTCACCGTCGCGATCACGATCAGCCCGGCCGCGATCACCACCACGGCGACGACCAGCCCGATGATGATCGTCCGCCGCGAGGCCGGCTTCTCCTCCGGCGGCTGCCGCACGTCCTGTTTGGTCGTCTGGTCGGCCGGCAGCGTCGCCGTGGCCAGGAACAGCGCGGGCGGCTCGGCCGCGACCGCGGTCGTCTCCGCGGCCAGCACCGCGGTCCGCGGCACCGGCGTCCACGTCACCGGGCGGCCCGCGCCGATCTCGGTCAGCGCGTCCGCCGCCTCCCGCATGGTCGGCCGCGCCTCGGGCTCCGCGTCCAGCATTCCCATCAGCAGGTCGGTGGCGACGCCGGCCTGCTTCGGCGGCGGCACCTTGCCGGTGGCGACGGCGTGCAGCAGGGCCAGCGGGTTCTGGCTGGTGCCGAACGGCGGCCGGCCCTCGACCGCGTTGTACAGCGTCGCGCCGAGGGAGAAGACGTCCGCCGCCGGGCTCGGGTCGTGGCCCCGCGCCACCTCGGGCGCCAGGTAGGCCGGCGTGCCGGCCGAGATGCCGGTCTGCGTGACCGTCACGTCCCCGACCGCCCGCGAGATGCCGAAGTCGGTGATCTTGGCGGTGCCGTTCTCGGTGAGCAGGATGTTCGCCGGCTTCACGTCGCGGTGCACGATGCCGGCCGCGTGCGCCGCGGACAGCGCCGACGCCACCTGCGCGCAGATCTTGGCGGCCTCCTCGGGCGAGAGCGTGCCGCGCTCGGCCAGCACCGAGGACAGGCTGCGGGACGGCAGGAACTCCATCACCAGGCAGGGCTCGCCGTCGTTCTCGGCGACGTCGAACACGGTGATCGCGTTGGGGTGCTGGAGCCGGGCGGCGATCCGGGCCTCGCGCATGGCCCGCCGCCGCGCCTCGTCGGACTCCTGCTCGGACAGGCCGGGCTGGAGCACGAGCTGCTTGATCGCGACCATGCGCTCGAGACGCTCGTCCCTGGCCTGCCAGACGACGCCCATGGCGCCGCTGCCCACCCGTTCGACCAGCCGGTAATGCCCGGCGATCAGCTGCCCCGTGTCGATGACCGATTACTCCTCGTGAACACCCCGACCCGCACTTCCCGCGATGGGTCACACAATAGCGACCATGTATTACTACGGGGAGTAGGTGTTGGCCACACCCGACCCGGGTCCACTATGGACGTCCGGCGGTACGTTGACCAGCATGAGGACAGCGATTGTGACCGGCGCGGGCGCCGGCATCGGAGCCGCGGTGGCGGTGGCCCTGCTGGAGGCCGGCTACCACGTGGCGCTGGCCGGGCGGCGCGAGCACACCTTACGGGAGACCGCGGGCGACCACCCGAACGCCCTGGTCGTGCCCACCGACGTGGCCGTCGAGGCGCAGGTGGACGCCCTGTTCGACACCGTGGAGAGCACCTGGGGCCGGCTCGACCTCCTGGTCAACAATGCCGGCACGAACGGTCGGGCCGCGCCCGTCGAGGACATGTCGGCCGAGATGTGGTCGAAGGTGATCGGCACCAATCTGACCGGGTCCTTCCTGTGCGCCCGTGCCGCCTTCCGGGTGATGAAACGGCAGCGGCCACGCGGTGGCCGGATCATCAACAACGGTTCGCTGTCCGCGCACGTGCCGCGGCCCAACTCGGTCGCCTACACCGCGAGCAAGCACGCCGTGACCGGCCTGACCAGGGTCTTGTCGCTGGAGGGCCGGCAGCACGACATCGCCTGCGGCCAGATCGACATCGGCAACGCGGAGACGGCGATGACCGCCCGAATGGCCGACGGCGTGCCACAGGCCGACGGCTCCATTCGGCCGGAACCGCGAATGGACGTCTCCGCGGTGTCCGACGCGGTGCTCTACATGGCGGGGTTGCCGTTGACCGCCAATGTGCAGTTCATGACGGTGATGGCGACGGCGATGCCATTCATCGGCCGAGGCTGACACAATCAAGGCCGCTCATGGGACGATCCCATCGTGCCCTGTCAGGACGAAGCTGAATACGACTCAACTTGTTACTCCGTTCAGTGGGCCACATTTTTCGCATTTGCGGCTACCGTGGGTCGCACCCGCCCCCCAGTCGTGGAGTATTGGGAAGGACACCCATGCTGAAAACGCTGGCCGCAACCGGTGTGGTTTTCTCCCTGTTGCAAACCATCCAACCGTTTGCGTGGACCACCCCTCCGCCGCCCGACAAGATTGTCATCGACGTCGCGACGGTCAACGGCTCCGGGTGCCCGGCCGGCACGGCCGCGGTCGCCGTAGCCCCGGACAACACGGCGTTCACCGTGACCTACAGCAGCTACACGGCACAGGTCGGGGTGGGCGCGCTGCCGACCGACCTGCGGAAGAACTGTCAGCTGAATCTGCGGGTTCACGTGCCGTCAGGATTCACGTATGCGATCGCCGAGGCCGATTACCGCGGCTTCGGCCATCTGGAGAAGGGTGCCTCCGGACAGGAGCGTGCGAACTACTACTTCCAGGGTAACGCGCCGACGTCGTACATTTCCCACAA includes these proteins:
- a CDS encoding serine/threonine-protein kinase; translated protein: MGVVWQARDERLERMVAIKQLVLQPGLSEQESDEARRRAMREARIAARLQHPNAITVFDVAENDGEPCLVMEFLPSRSLSSVLAERGTLSPEEAAKICAQVASALSAAHAAGIVHRDVKPANILLTENGTAKITDFGISRAVGDVTVTQTGISAGTPAYLAPEVARGHDPSPAADVFSLGATLYNAVEGRPPFGTSQNPLALLHAVATGKVPPPKQAGVATDLLMGMLDAEPEARPTMREAADALTEIGAGRPVTWTPVPRTAVLAAETTAVAAEPPALFLATATLPADQTTKQDVRQPPEEKPASRRTIIIGLVVAVVVIAAGLIVIATVNNNGTTTPPVTSNPPATSAGQQPPASSTTTTSAAPTTSATTQSTSSSPSSTTTTTTTTTAPTSVTNDPNGGPIDFGQAGQLVINFYDQGNGPAGNWAMLSPNAQALFGSQDAFNAYWAQYSNVVANNAQGVTANPDGSDNVPVDVTYTKNGQGPVTQHKNIKVIRHNGQLLVDGDPRQS
- a CDS encoding SDR family oxidoreductase codes for the protein MRTAIVTGAGAGIGAAVAVALLEAGYHVALAGRREHTLRETAGDHPNALVVPTDVAVEAQVDALFDTVESTWGRLDLLVNNAGTNGRAAPVEDMSAEMWSKVIGTNLTGSFLCARAAFRVMKRQRPRGGRIINNGSLSAHVPRPNSVAYTASKHAVTGLTRVLSLEGRQHDIACGQIDIGNAETAMTARMADGVPQADGSIRPEPRMDVSAVSDAVLYMAGLPLTANVQFMTVMATAMPFIGRG
- a CDS encoding DUF4360 domain-containing protein, which translates into the protein MLKTLAATGVVFSLLQTIQPFAWTTPPPPDKIVIDVATVNGSGCPAGTAAVAVAPDNTAFTVTYSSYTAQVGVGALPTDLRKNCQLNLRVHVPSGFTYAIAEADYRGFGHLEKGASGQERANYYFQGNAPTSYISHNLNGPFDDDWQNTDTTDIGSLVWEPCGQERNFNINTELRVSAGTSNTKTTTSFLSMDSTDASITTIYHFAWKTCP